The following is a genomic window from Sutcliffiella horikoshii.
TACCTTCTGTTGACTCTTCAGCCTGTTGTTGATTATCATCTGCTGGTTCTTCAGCAGGTTGATTCTCAGGAGGAGCTGCTTGCCCGCCTTGAGGAGCTTGACCTTGTTTTGGCTGAGCCGGTTGTCCTTGTTGTCCAGGCGAACCTTCTTGCCCGAATTTGTATATAGCAAACGGTCCTTCTTGCTGGAATTTTTCAACATGCGGGAACTTTTCGCTTGGGATTGATGTGCTGAAAGAGTTTTGATCAATCGTTAAGTATCCATTGTTGATTTCTTGGACATCTGCACTTTGGCCCATTCCGCGAGCTTCATTTCTTACATGAGTAATTCCATTGCCGTTATCGTTATCAAGAAAAGCTGTATTGTTGTTATCCATATTATCATTATTGTTGGTAGCATTGTTGTTACAACCGACCACTAATGATAATGCAAAAGCAGTAATAACTGTTACTTTCAAAAGTTTCGTCATTTGTACATCTCCTTTTCATCATTAATACTTTTTTAGTTTTGCAATTTCACCTGAAAGTATTATTGGTAATAATGATAAAAAAGAGATAATTTTGGTAACAGTTATTATCGTATAAGTTGTTCTAACACACGTTGTACCTCTAAACCTTCTTTAAATCCGACGAGAAAGGCTTGTTCATTATTTAACCTTTTAACAAAATGTTCGACTAAGCTCCCTTTTGGGTTCACTAATTCGGAATCCATAATTTCTGTCCACTCTTCCCCTTTGTTTGCCAATTTCACCTTTCTCCAGTTAAGTAAAGAAAGGCTCTGATTTTCCCCATGAATGGTAAAGGCTATTTCTTCCTTTTCCGCTTGTCCTGCAAGTCCATCAATAAGAACACGGACTCCATTTTCAAGAGTAAGCATGGCAATGACAGCTTGCTCGCATAGTTCTGGATTGGAAGGGTAATCCACATAGCTTTTGACTTCTTTAACAGGACCGAAAAAATGAAGGATCATTTGAAGGTAATGTGGCGAGATTTCCCTGATAAATCCCCCTTGTTTCCTGGAACTTATCCAATTTGTTTGTTGCCAAGGTCTTGGCCACTGATCAAAGTGCATTTTTAAGGTAATTCGCTTTATTTTGCCAAACGAGTCTTTGCGTATGTGCTCTTCAATCGTGGCAAATGCTTTTTCATATACAAGAGGAAAATGCATGGCATGTACTAAACCGGATTCTTCTGCAGCACGTAACATAGCTTCTGCTTCTTCCTCAGAATTGGCTAGTGGCTTTTCACAAAGAACATGTTTTTGGTGTTGGAAAGCAGACATGACGACATCATAGTGAACAGCAGGTGGTACCGCGACATAGACAAAATCGATTTCCTTTAGTTGCAGTAATTCTTTGTAGTCTGAAAAGTAAGATATATCACCGCATTCCATGGCTGTTTCTTTTGCCAAGCTTTCATTATAGTCGCACACTGCTGCGATTTGAATATCTTCGTTATTTTGAAATGCTGAAATTAGCCTCTGGCCAACTACTCCAAGCCCAACTACTCCAACTTTATATTTTTTCTTCAATGTTTCTCCCCCTATGATAGCTTTAACGGTTGATTGCCGTTCCAGGCGCTTCGCTTTCCATGGGCGGTCCAGAAGCCTCCTCACTACGTTGCGGGGTCTTCCTTGTCCCTTCCTCCCATAGGAGTCTGCGCGCCTTCCACTGCAATCAACTTGGTTTTAGCATAATCTCTTCTATTTGTCCGCTAATACCCGGATGAATTCTCTCATATAGTCTGGAAGGTCTGGTGGTCTTCTGCTGGAGATGATGTTTCCGTCGACAATTACAGCTTCATCAACCCACTCTGCTCCGGCGTTTATCATATCATCCTTAATTCCAGGTGTACTGGTTACTTTTTTTCCTTGAAGTATCTTTGCGGAAATTAATACCCAGCCTGCATGACAAATTTGACCGATGGGTTTTTGTTGCTCATCCATCGTTCGAATAAACGATAGAATATCTTCATATCTACGAAGTTTATCTGGTGACCATCCCCCAGGAACCAAGATGGCATCATAATCTGCTGGATCTGCATCGTGAAAAGATATGTCAGATTCAATGGGCACGCCATATTTTCCGATGTAGGTCGTACCTGCCTTTTCCCCAGCAATGACCACTTCAGCACCTTCTTCACGCAAACGTAAAACCGGATACCACAGTTCTAAATCCTCAAAATCGTCACTGACTAATTGAATTATTTTTTTATTATGTAATTTCATAAAAAAACCCTCCTTCACATGAATATAACTCCATTGTGAACGAGGGTTTCGCGTTTTGCAAATTATGAAGTTGATACTGAATCATATATTAGCTGCTCTGCTAATGCTAGCTGATTTTCCACTTGTTCAAAGGAGGTTCCGCCTTCGCTTTTTCTGGCACCGACAACGTGTTTTGGCTGAAGCAACTCGAAAATATCGTCCGAAAATAAGGGGGAAAAGTCCTTATACTCATCAAGTGTTATGCCTAAAAGATATTTATCCTGATTGATGGCATAAAGCACGATTTTACCGATAATTTCGTGAGCCTGTCTAAATGGCAACCCTTTGGTCACTAAGTAATCAGCAATATCCGTGGCATTTGAAAAGTCTTTTGAGACCGATTCATACATCTTATTTTCGTTTACAGTCATCGTATGGATCATCGGTGCCAACAGTTTCAGGGAACCAACCAGTGTCTTGACTGTATCGAACATCCCTTCCTTGTCTTCCTGCATGTCTTTGTTATAAGCCAGTGGCAAACCTTTTAGAACTGTCAAAAGTCCAACTAGATTTCCGTAAACTCTGCCAGTTTTGGCTCGAAGCAACTCTGGTACATCCGGGTTTTTCTTTTGTGGCATAATACTTGAACCGGTACAGAAAGAGTCGTCTAGTTCAATGAATTGAAATTCCTGACTTGACCAAATGACCATTTCTTCTGAAAGGCGTGAAATGTGAGTCATGATAAGTGATGCATGAGATAGAAACTCGACGATAAAATCACGGTCACTGACGGCATCCATGCTGTTTGGGTATAGTTTATCAAATCCTAATAAGGAGGCAGTCTGAGCTCGATCTATCGGGAAGGTTGTGCCAGCCAAGGCACCTGCTCCAAGAGGTGACCAGTTGATTCTCTTTAGGCTGTCTTGTAGACGCTCCTTGTCACGCTCAAACATCCAAAAATATGCCATCAGATGGTGAGCAAATGACACTGGCTGGGCACGTTGCAAATGCGTGTAGCCCGGTAAAATGGTTTGCACATTTTCCTTGGACTTCATTAAGATGGAATTTTGTACATCTGTTAGTAATGAAATGATTTTTTCCGTTTGTTTTTTAAGGTATAAGTGCATATCTGTTGCCACTTGGTCGTTACGGCTTCTTCCGGTGTGAAGTTTTCCTCCTACCGGTCCGATTTCATCTATTAACAGCTTTTCAATGTTCATATGAATATCTTCATGTGCAACGGAGAATTCGACTTCCCCTGCATTTATTTTGTTTTGGATCACTTGGAGTCCATGTTGGATTGTTTTTGCGTCGTCTTTTGGAATAATGCCGCAGTCACTTAGCATTTGGACATGGGCCATGCTTCCTTGTATATCTTCGAGTGCGAGTTCTTTATCAAATTCGATGGATGCTGTGAATTCTTCTACTAGTTTGTTTGTTTCTTTTGTAAATCTTCCGCCCCAGAGCTTTGTCATGTTGTTGCCTCCTCTTACTGTAGGTTTCTGTATTAACTGTTGATTTCCGTTCCAGGCGCTTCGCTTGCCTGCGTGCGGTCCGTGAGCCTCCTCGGCTGCGCCTGGGCGTCTACGCGCCTTCCACTACAATCAACAAGGTTACTGGAAGTTACGCCATCTTTTAAAGGGTTACTTTTTCTTTGTTGTGGATTTCTGCGTATACTTTTGTAGGGAGGCCCCAGAGTTTGATGAAGCCGACTGCTGCATTATGGTCAAACATATCCCCTTTGGAATAGGTTGCAAGCTCTTCGTTATAAAGGCTGTATGGCGATTGGCGTCCAACTACAGTGTGGTTGCCTTTTTGGAGCTTTACGCGAATTTTACCTGTTACATTGTTTTGAGTTTCTTCAATGAATGCTCCTAGTGCGTTTACTAATGGAGAGTACCAAAGTCCTTCATAAATAACTTTCGCCATTTGTGCATCAATGGATGCTTTAAATTGTGTCACTTCTCTTGGAAGCGTCAAGAACTCAAGTTCTTTGTGTGCTTGGATAAGAATAAGGGCTGCAGGGTTCTCGTATACTTCTCTTGATTTGATTCCTACCAAGCGGTTTTCAATATGATCGATTCTACCGACCCCATGTTTTCCTCCCAGCAGATTTAATTCTTCGATAAGATCAACAAGGCCCATAGGCTTTTCATTTAAAGCCACCGGTATACCTTTCTCAAAGCTAATTTCCACATATTCCGGTTGGTCTGGTGTCAGTTCAATCGGGTTAGTCCAATCAAAAGCTGCTTCTGGTGCTTCATTCCAAGGATTTTCTAGTACCCCTGCTTCGCATGCTCTCCCCCATATATTTGCATCTATAGAGAAAGGGTTATCCAGATTAACTGGAATTGGAATATTATGCTTTGCTGCGTATTCAATTTCTTCATCTCTTGTCATCCCCCATTCACGAACAGGTGCAATGACCTTTAAATTAGGGTTTAGCGCTTGAATGGATACTTCAAAACGTACTTGATCGTTTCCTTTGCCAGTGCAACCATGTGCCACTGCCACCGCTCCCTCTTCCTCTGCGACTTGTACAAGCAGATTTGAAATAAGCGGACGAGACAACGCGGATGATAGCGGGTATTTTCCCTCATACATCGCATTCGATTTTAATGCAGGTACAATATAGTCTTTGGCAAGCATCTCTTTTGCATCAACCATAATAGCTTTGATTGCGCCAACGTCGAGTGCCTTCTGTTTAATTGATTCCAAGTCCTTGCCCTCTCCGACATCAAGACCAAGTGCAATGACATCATAACCATATTTCTCTTGTAACCATTTAACGGAAACGGAAGTATCAAGCCCTCCTGAATAGGCCAAAACCACTTTCTCTTTCTTCATATGAATTCCTCCTTAGGTATAAAAATCTACGTTGTTGTATTTTTATGCATTTTAATGTAAAAAAATTAGTTACTTAGTAAAGCCTTTAGAATGGCTTTTTGTGCATGAAGTCTGTTTTCAGCTTCATCAAAAACAACAGAATGGGTTCCATCAATAATTTCAGCAGTTACCTCTTCCCCGCGGTGTGCAGGCAGGCAGTGCAAAAAGATAAAATCGTCCTTAGCATATTTGCAAAGCTCACTGTTTACTTGATATGGCGCAAATACCTTAAGTCTCTCTTCCGATTCAGCTTCTTGCCCCATGCTGGTCCAGACGTCTGTTACGACTACATCTGCGTCTTTGATCATTTCAACAGGGTACTCTCCGACCTCAATAGAAGAACCTGTTAAGAGAGCTTCCTTCTTCATTGCAGTGAGAATGGACAAATCCGGTTCGAAACCAGCAGGACAAGCGATAGAAATATCCATGCCGACTTTTACTGCACCTTCTATTAAAGAATGAGACATATTATTGTTTGCATCACCTAAGTAACAAACCTTTAAGCCTTTTAACTTCCCTTTATGCTCTTTGATGGTCAAAAGATCTGCCAATACTTGAGCTGGATGATGCGAATCAGTGAGGCCATTGATAATTGGTACGTCCGAGTGACGTGCAAATTCCTCTAATGTTTGATGGTCAAAAGTCCGTATCATCAATCCATCTACATAGCGGGACAGGACTTTTGCTGTATCTGCTGGTGATTCTCCCCGCCCTAATTGTATATCATTTGAGCTTAGGAAAATCGCATGACCACCAAGTTGCAGCATGCCTACTTCAAAGGAAACTCTTGTTCTGGTAGATGACTTTTCAAAGAGCATGGCAAGTACTTTACCTTGTAAATAGGGGTGAGGTATTCCCTCTTTTTGATATTTTTTAAGTTTAATAGCGTCTTCTAATAAAAAATGAATGTCTTCTTGTGAAAAGGATCCAAGTGTCAAAAAATGAGATTGACTTACATGATAGGTCTCCTTGTTCGTTTCCCATTTTAGTACACTTTGCATAAATATTCAACCTCTCTCTTTTTATTTTTTGTATAATCTTTTATAGTTTGATAATTTTGTTGTATCGTATCGTTCAGCATGATTGCTTGTTGAGCGGTTTCTAAACAAGTAAAAGTTCTTATTCCGTTCATGGTGCACAATGCTCTGTAGATGGCTCCATTACGTAACTTTTCTCTTCCAATTGTAGGAATGATGATTGCAGCAGCAAACTTCTCTGTTTTTAATGTGATGTCTATATCCTTTTTGGAAATGGTTTCCACTGATATATTGTTTTCTTTTAAAAATTCAGCAGTACCTTCCGTTGCAATGATAGAAAAACCTTTATTCACAAGTTCCTTCATGAGTGGAAGAGCATTCTTTTTTTCACGATCTGCAATGGAACAAAAAATTATTTTTTCTTCTTGCATAAGAGAGAATGGGCTTTTTTTCCCAAGGAACAATGCTTTACTCATTGCCTCTTCAAATTTCATTCCGAGGCCGATAATTTCTCCCGTAGACTTCATCTCAGGTCCTAGAACATGATCCACGTCCTTTAGTTTAGTATCAGAAAAGACAGGTGCTTTTACCGTCCAAAAACCAGGATCCTCTTTTAGGCCGCTTTGACTGAGTTTCTCCCCCAATTGTGTTCGGATTGAAAGTTCTATCATGGGGACATTCGTAACTTTACTAACAATAGGGACTGTTCGGGATGCCCTTGGGTTAACTTCTAAACAATAGATAATGTCGCCGGAAATGACAAACTGGATATTGGCAATACCGATGATTTGAGCAGCATGACATATTTTCCTTGTGTACTCGATTAGTCGTTCTTTCACTTGTTCTGACAGAGAGATGGAAGGAAGAACGGCAAGGCTGTCACCTGAGTGAATTCCTGCTTTTTCAATGTGTTCAAATATTGCAGGGATATATATTTTTTCTCCATCTGATACTACATCCAGTTCACATTCCAGACCTGGAACATAACGATCGACCAACAAAGGCCATATGGAGTCATTATTTTGGTGTGTTTCGCTGAATTGATTTAATTCTTTTTCATTAAAAAGCGTGTACATGGATTGCCCACCGATCACATAGGATGGACGCACCAATACAGGATAACCGATAGCATGTGCTGCAGCCTGCAATTGACCGTGGTGATCTACCATCATTCCTTCAATATGAGGAATCCCCTCTGATTCCAGTAAAGAATAGAAGTGTGATCTGTCCTCAAGTTTATCAATCGATTCGATGCTCGTTCCTGCGATGGTGACACCTTCCCGTTTTAGGCCTTCTGCAAGGTTGATGGCAGTCTGCCCACCAAATTGAATAAAGACAAGATCAATCTTTTCCTTTTGGATGATTGATAAGATATCTTCAACTGTAATGGGTTCAAAATAAAGTTTATCAGCCACCGAAAAGTCTGTACTGACGGTTTCAGGGTTGTTGTTTACAACGATAGTTTCATAGCCTGCTTTCTTCAGGGCTTTCACAGCATGGACAGAGCAATAGTCAAACTCAATTCCTTGGCCGATACGGATCGGTCCGGAACCTATGATTAGTGCTTTCTTGTTTTGACTGACTTCTACTTCGTCCCCTCCACTATATGTGGAATAATAGTATGGAGTTATAGCCTCAAATTCAGCTGCACACGTATCAACTAATTTATAGGATGGAAAGATTTGATGGTCTTTCATAAGGGAAGTCAATTCTTCAAAACTGCATCCTAGTAAACCACACAATCTGTCATTACTGATATTATGACGTTTAGCTATTTTTAAAGTCTCAAGGGATAATGTCTCCAAGCTGTTATTAGAAAGGTCCTGTTCAAGCAACACCATTTGCTGCAATTTATGAAGAAACCATTTATCAATAGAAGTCATCTCATATATGGTTTCTAATGAAATACCCTCTCTAAAAGCATGCGTGATAGCAAAAAGTCTTAAATGTGTTGGTTCCTTCAGTAAACCCAACCATTGATCCTCCACCATATTCTCCATTTGAGGGTGTGCAATCCCGTTTACTTTCATCTCCAAAGAACGAAGTCCCTTATTTAAGGCTCCTTCAAAGGTACGGTCGATCGCAAGTACCTCACCAGTAGCCTTCATTTGTGTACTTAGAGTTGAATCTGCTTCTGGAAATTTATCAAATGGAAACCTAGGTAACTTTACTACTACATAATCAAGAGCAGGTTCAAAGGAAGCAAAGGTTGATCCTGTTATTGGATTTTTAATTTCGTCCAAGTGGTAACCCACTGCACACTTGGCTGCCATTCGAGCAATCGGATAACCGGTTGCCTTTGATGCAAGAGCGGATGAACGGCTTACACGGGGATTCACCTCGATAATATAGTAATCATCTGACTGAGGATCGATAGCAAACTGGATATTGCATCCTCCGACAATCTTTAAGTTTCTGATAATTTTTAGACTTGCATTTCTTAGTAGTTGATATTGTCTATCTGTTAATGTTTGGGAAGGAGCAACTACGATAGAGTCCCCCGTGTGAACTCCAACTGGATCAAAATTTTCCATGTTGCACACGATGATGCAAGTATCGTTATCATCACGCATTACCTCGTACTCCACTTCTTTCCAACCTTTTATGCTTCTTTCCACTAATACTTGACCTATCGGACTCAGGCTCAACCCTTTTTTTAGTATGGACTCAAATTCTTTATCGTTATATGCAAAGCCCCCACCTTCTCCACCTAAAGTGTATGCGGGTCTGATGATAAGCGGGTAACCGATTTTCTTTACAAATTGAAGGCCTTCTTTTAGAGAATGGACAATTTGTGATTCAGGAACTGGTTCATTTAAATCCATCATCAGTTTACGAAAACGTTCTCTGTCTTCTCCCTGTTGAATGGATTGAACAGATGTTCCAAGTACCAAAACGTTGTGTTTTTTCAAGATGTCTTTGTGCGAAAGTTCTACTATCAAGTTTAAGGCTGTCTGCCCGCCAAGCGTTCCAATAATTCCGTCGGGATGCTCTTTTTCAATTATTTTCTCCAGACTTTCCACAGTTAAAGGTTCCATATAAACGTGATCTGCAATATCTGCATCCGTCATGATTGTAGCAGGATTGTTGTTTACTAGGACCACTTCAATGCCCTCTTCTTTGAGAGCCAGGCAAGCTTGTGTTCCGGCATAGTCAAACTCTGCGGCTTGGCCGATGACGATCGGGCCTGAACCGATAACCAACACTTTTTTTATTGTATTGTTAAATGGCATATGACATTACTCCTGTTTTCTCATGGATGAGTGTTAAAAATTTCTCAAAAATATAATTGGTATCCTGCGGTCCAGGATGTGCTTCCGGGTGAAATTGAACACTTAAAGCAGGAAGTTTTTTATGTTGAAGGCCTTCCACTGTCCCATCGTTAATATTTTTATAAGTGATGGAAAAGATTTCTTGATTAATAGAGTCCTCTTTTACGTTATAGCTGTGATTTTGGGACGTAATATACACTTTCCCTGTTGCAAGATCTTTTACTGGGTGATTGCCGCCTCGATGTCCAAAAAGCAACTTTTCTGTCTTTGCACCAAATGCCATAGCTAATAATTGATGGCCTAGGCAGATCCCAAGCGTTGGAAATTCTTCTGCAATCTTTTTAATTTTTGGTAAGTGACCCTTCAATACTTCTGGATTTCCAGGACCATTGCTTAATAACACACCATCAGGTTGAAGCGTCTCTACTTCTTCCAGGCTTGTGGAATATGGTACAACTGTTACCTGGCAGTTTGCATGAAGCAAAGCTTCTAATATTGATTTTTTATATCCATAATCCAACAGAACGATGTGAGGACCAGGTCCAGGATAGTTTTTCATTATTGGAGTGGACACCAATTCTACCCAATTTTCTGGAATTTTTGTATGTGGGAAGTCTTTTATAGAGTCAGTAATGAACCCTTTCACAGATCCCCGTTTTCGAATGGTTTTAACAAGCTCTCTTGTATCCACATTACTAAGTCCACTGATCCCCATTTTTTCTAAAAGCTCAGGTGCTGCCACTTCAGAAGAATAATGGTTAGGCATATAGCAAGCCTCTCCCATGACCACCCCTTTTGCATAAATATTTTTGGCTTCATAATCTTGTGGGTTAAAGCCATAGTTTCCGATTAGCGGATAACAAAAGACGATAATTTGGCCGGCATAGGATGGATCTGACATGATTTCCTGATAACCTGTCATACTGGTGTTGAAAACCACTTCCCCGATCGCATCGTCTTTACTTCCTATTAAAATACCGGGAAAAACTTCCCCTGTCTCTAAAAGTAAATATCCATTATTCATGTTCTACCTCCATGTATTGCTGTAGTACCTTGGTGAATTTTTGAACGAAAGTGACCACATCTTCTTGTGTGATTGTGAGAGGTGGAAGCAGTCTTACCACGTTTGGACCGGCACTTAACAGTAATAGTTTTTCCTCTAATGCCATTTTGACTATATCAATCGCGTTCCCATTTATCTCCAAACCAATCAACATGCCTTTTCCCCTTTTTTCCTTGATGAAGGAAAAGTCATCTAGTAAACTTTCAAGCTCTGTATGCAGGAGCTGGCTCTGTTCTGCAACATTTTTCAAAAAGCTTTCTTCGCTTATTATGTTTAAAGTTTCAATACCTGCAGTACATGCTAACGGATTCCCGCCAAAGGTACTTCCATGCATACCAGATTTAAAGGCAGCAGCGACCTCTTCTTTAGCGAGCATCGCACCAATCGGAAAACCAGAACCGAGTCCTTTGGCTAGTGTCATGATATCTGGTTCCACATTGTATTGTTCATATAAAAACAAGCTTCCTGTACGACCCATTCCCGTTTGCACTTCATCGACGACAAGTAGAATTTCTTTTTCCTTACATACAGAAGATAGTTCCTTAACCCAGTCAGGATCTGCCGGGACCACTCCGCCCTCTCCTTGAAGAAGTTCTAGCATGACAGCGGTTGGTTCCAGTTCTCTTATTGTTTGGAGAGATTGATAATCGTTATAAGGCAGGTGGATAAACCCTTCTGGCATTGGTTCAAATCCAGACTTGATTTTCTCTTGTCCTGTTGCCGCCACTGTAGCCAAGGTTCTTCCATGAAAGCTTTGCTGAAATGTCACAATGCTTGCATGCTTCTTATGATTGTTATTGGCAAAGGCCCTTACAAGCTTAATAGCGGCCTCGTTTGCCTCTGCACCGCTATTACAGAAAAACACCTGATCAAAGCAGGATTTTTCCACCAGAAGGCGGGCGAGTTCTTCCTGTTTTGGAAGATGATAAAGGTTGGACGTATGCCAAAGATTTGACAGTTGTTGCTCAAGAGCTTTTTGAACTTCAGGGGGACAATGCCCTAGATTGCATGTTGCAATTCCTGATGTGAAATCCAGATAGGCTTCATTCTTATCAGACCAGACATATGCCCCTTTACCTTTTTGGATTGGTAAAGGCAGCCTGCTGTATGTATTCATTATTGGTGAGTAATCAGTAGCAGATTTAGACACTTTTCTTCATAACCTCCTCAAGATAGAATGATGTACCTGCACCTGTATGGTTCAATGCGAAATGGGTTAAGGCATCCTCGGTGGTACCATTGATTATGCCAATTTGACTTACCCCTTTTTTCAAGCATTGAATGGCAGCCTCCACTTTTGGAATCATCCCTCCGGTAATATGTTTATTTTCTATTAGGCTATAAACTTCACTATCTGATAACTTTGACGCCACAGAGTCTCCCACCA
Proteins encoded in this region:
- a CDS encoding acetylornithine transaminase, translated to MNTYSRLPLPIQKGKGAYVWSDKNEAYLDFTSGIATCNLGHCPPEVQKALEQQLSNLWHTSNLYHLPKQEELARLLVEKSCFDQVFFCNSGAEANEAAIKLVRAFANNNHKKHASIVTFQQSFHGRTLATVAATGQEKIKSGFEPMPEGFIHLPYNDYQSLQTIRELEPTAVMLELLQGEGGVVPADPDWVKELSSVCKEKEILLVVDEVQTGMGRTGSLFLYEQYNVEPDIMTLAKGLGSGFPIGAMLAKEEVAAAFKSGMHGSTFGGNPLACTAGIETLNIISEESFLKNVAEQSQLLHTELESLLDDFSFIKEKRGKGMLIGLEINGNAIDIVKMALEEKLLLLSAGPNVVRLLPPLTITQEDVVTFVQKFTKVLQQYMEVEHE